In the genome of Actinomycetota bacterium, the window GGCGTTTCTTGGCCGCCGCTGTCGTGTTGACGCTGGCGGTCGCGTTCGTTCCCGGATGCCAACCTCGAGGAGGAAGTGGCGGAGCAGAGGAGGAGATCGGCGCCGTCCAGGTGATGGGAGTCTGGGGCGGCGCGGAACTCGAGAACTTCACCGCGGTCGCCAAGGGCTGGGAACAGGAGACCGGCGGGACGATGAACTTCGAGGGGACGCGCGACCTGTCGGCCATCCTCCGTGCGAGGGTCTCCGGCGGCAACCCTCCCGATATCGCCATACTGCCGAACCCCGCGCTGTTGCAGCAGTACGCGGAGAACATGCAACCACTCGACGAGGCCGTCGACATGGACCAGCTGCGGCAGGACTACGGCGAGACCTGGATCGAGCAGGGCACGGTGAACGGGCAGTTCTACGGCATCTTCATCAAGGCCTCGCCCAAGAGCACCATCTGGTACAACCCCAAGCAGTTCCAGGAGAAGGGCTACCAGGCGCCGCAGACCTGGGACGAGCTGGAGCAGCTGGCGGCCAGCATGGAGCAGGCAGGCGACACCCCCTGGTCCGTCGGCTTGGAGTCCGGCGGCGCCTCCGGGTGGCCGGGATCCGACTGGATCCAGGAGATCTACCTTTCCGAGAACGGCCCGGAGAAGTACGACCAGTGGGTCAACCACGAGATCCCGTGGACGGACCCGACCATCAAGGCCGCTTTCGAGCGTTTCGGCGACATGGTGCTGAAGGACGGCTACGTGGCCGGCGGGAAGGACGCCATCCTTTCCACGCCCTTCCAGGACGCCTCGTACCTGCCATACGAAGACCCGCCCAAGGCGCAGATGTTCTTCCTCGGCAGCTTCGCGCAGGGCTTCATCGAGGAGCAGTTCCCGGACCTGCAGGCCGTGCAGGACTACGACTTCTTCCAGACTCCGGCCGTCAACCCTCAGTATCAGGGCTCGGTGACCGGCGGAGGCGACATAGCCGTCATGTTCAACGACACCCCATCGGCCCGGTCCCTCCTGGCGTACCTCGCCAAGGGTGACTCATGGACCCCGTGGGCCGAGGCAGGCGGTTTCACCACGCCCAACCGGTCCTTCGACGCCTCGGCGTATCCGGACCCGCTGACCCAGAAGGCGGCCCAGCAGCTCACCGGATCGGAGATCTTCCGCTTCGACGCGGACGACCTGATGCCGGCCGAGCTTCAGAACGCCTACTGGCGCGGGATCCTCGACTACGTCGAGGATCCCGGAAGGATCGACACGATCCTGGCGGACATCGAGAAGGTGGCCGAGGAGGCCTACGCCGGTCGGGAGGCGGAGCAGCAGGCTCCTCCCTCCGGTGCGCCTACAGGCTCGGAGACCGCGACGCAGTGAAACGCACCGACGCAACCGCAGGTCCCGAGGGGACGGCCCCCAAGCCGCCCCCTCGGGACCTGCGGTTGCCGCTGGCGGCGCTGGGGTATCTGACGCCCGCGCTGGTCTTGCTCGCCGTGTTCCTGGTCTATCCGGTCATCCAGACCGTCTACTTGAGCCTTTTCGACGCCAGCTCGACCCAGTACGTCGGGTTGCGGAACTACGTCTTCCTGTTCACGTCTCCCAGCACTCTCTACGTCTTCCGGAACAACCTGCTTTGGCTGACTCTGTTCACCGGCGCCACCGTCGTGCTCGGGCTGATACTCGCTGTGCTCGCGAACCAGGTGCGGTACGAAGCGGTCGCCAAGGCGCTGATCTTCATACCGATGGCGGTGTCCTTCACCGCCGCAGGCGTCATCTGGCGGTTCATGTACCTGTACCGGCCTCCGGGCTTCGAGCAGACCGGCGTGGTGAACGCGGTACTGGACAGCTTCGGCGGCGATCCCGTCCCGTGGATCATCAACCCGGCCGTCAACAACTACGCTCTGATAGCGGCCGGTATCTGGATGTGGACCGGTTTCGCGCTGGTGGTCATCTCGGCTGGGCTGAAGGGGATCCCCACCGAGGTACTGGAGGCGGCCCGAGTCGACGGTGCGACCGAGCGCCAGCTGTTCTGGTACGTGCTGCTGCCGATGCTGAGACCCGTGCTGGCTGTGGTGACCGTGACGCTCGTGATCAACTCGCTGAAGGTCTTCGACCTGGTGTACGTGATGACGTTCGGCAACTACCGCACCGACGTGCTGGCCAACCGGATGTTCAAGGAGATGTTCAGCTTCGGGAACTTCGGGCGAGCCAGCGCTGTGGCGGTCATCCTCCTGCTGGCGATCGTGCCGATGATGGCCTTCAACATCCGCCGCTTCCGCCGAGAAGGAACCTGAGATGGCGGACCAGCGATCGAAGGACCGCGTCCTGGGAATCACACGCGCCCTTTCCCGAGGGCCGCTCCACCTCCTGATCATGGGCATCTGCGCGGCCTGGATGGTCCCGTGGGCGGGCCTGCTCGTGAGCTCGTTCCGGCCCAGACAACTCATCTCCAGCACCGGCTGGTGGACGGCGCTGAAGACTCCGTTCGAGTTCACCGTCGAGAACTACCAAAGCGTCTTGAACACACAGGGAATGGACCAGGCGTTCAGGAACAGCGTGATCATCTCGGTGCCCGCCACCATCCTCACTATCGTCGTCGCGGCGCTGGCGGCCTATGCCTTCGCGTGGATCGAGATGCCGGGACGCGACGGGCTCTTCCTCGTCGTGATCGGGCTGCTCGTCGTCCCGCTGCAGCTGACGCTCATCCCCGTGCTGAAGATGTTCGCGAACCTGAACCTGACGGGCACCTTCCCCGCCATATGGGTGGCGCACGTCGCCTACGGGCTGCCCTTCTCGGTACTGCTGTTGCGCAACTTCTTCATCGCGCTGCCCAGGGACCTGTTGGAGTCGGCGTTCCTTGAGGGCGCCGGGCACTTCACCGCCTTCACGCGTCTGGTACTCCCGCTGTCGGTGCCCTCGCTGGCGGCTCTCGCCATCTTCCAGTTCCTGTGGATCTGGAACGACCTGCTGATCGCGCTGGTCTACCTTGGCGGCTCCAGGCAGGTGGCGCCGATGACCGTGACGATCAGCAACCTGGTGTCCTCATACGGAAGCTCCTGGCATCTGCTCACATCGGCGGCGTTCATCTCGAT includes:
- a CDS encoding sugar ABC transporter permease; this translates as MKRTDATAGPEGTAPKPPPRDLRLPLAALGYLTPALVLLAVFLVYPVIQTVYLSLFDASSTQYVGLRNYVFLFTSPSTLYVFRNNLLWLTLFTGATVVLGLILAVLANQVRYEAVAKALIFIPMAVSFTAAGVIWRFMYLYRPPGFEQTGVVNAVLDSFGGDPVPWIINPAVNNYALIAAGIWMWTGFALVVISAGLKGIPTEVLEAARVDGATERQLFWYVLLPMLRPVLAVVTVTLVINSLKVFDLVYVMTFGNYRTDVLANRMFKEMFSFGNFGRASAVAVILLLAIVPMMAFNIRRFRREGT
- a CDS encoding ABC transporter substrate-binding protein codes for the protein MIGRRFLAAAVVLTLAVAFVPGCQPRGGSGGAEEEIGAVQVMGVWGGAELENFTAVAKGWEQETGGTMNFEGTRDLSAILRARVSGGNPPDIAILPNPALLQQYAENMQPLDEAVDMDQLRQDYGETWIEQGTVNGQFYGIFIKASPKSTIWYNPKQFQEKGYQAPQTWDELEQLAASMEQAGDTPWSVGLESGGASGWPGSDWIQEIYLSENGPEKYDQWVNHEIPWTDPTIKAAFERFGDMVLKDGYVAGGKDAILSTPFQDASYLPYEDPPKAQMFFLGSFAQGFIEEQFPDLQAVQDYDFFQTPAVNPQYQGSVTGGGDIAVMFNDTPSARSLLAYLAKGDSWTPWAEAGGFTTPNRSFDASAYPDPLTQKAAQQLTGSEIFRFDADDLMPAELQNAYWRGILDYVEDPGRIDTILADIEKVAEEAYAGREAEQQAPPSGAPTGSETATQ
- a CDS encoding carbohydrate ABC transporter permease; this encodes MADQRSKDRVLGITRALSRGPLHLLIMGICAAWMVPWAGLLVSSFRPRQLISSTGWWTALKTPFEFTVENYQSVLNTQGMDQAFRNSVIISVPATILTIVVAALAAYAFAWIEMPGRDGLFLVVIGLLVVPLQLTLIPVLKMFANLNLTGTFPAIWVAHVAYGLPFSVLLLRNFFIALPRDLLESAFLEGAGHFTAFTRLVLPLSVPSLAALAIFQFLWIWNDLLIALVYLGGSRQVAPMTVTISNLVSSYGSSWHLLTSAAFISMILPLILFFALQRYFVQGILAGAVKG